Proteins encoded together in one Bradyrhizobium sp. CB82 window:
- a CDS encoding DEAD/DEAH box helicase: protein MAMNSPASDSTLEGAYHRVHPTIRRWIHDQGWDELREIQARTILAVLDSDRDVLIAAATAAGKTEAAFLPILTQVADRRALGFSVLYISPLKALINDQFKRLDELCASMEIPVLKWHGDAPQGDKKRALSKPQGVALITPESIEAMLTRRPGDAKRLLSSADFIVIDEVHSFLQGPRGLHLASLLRRIDAMSTQPARRVGLSATIGDLFQAATWLRPAAPETVQILEAKTDSPELKLQIRGYVEPPELDDPDHAEGGADAEQVSSRIALDDIADHLFKTLRGANNLVFGGSRRTVESAADRLRRRSDKADVPNEFFPHHGSLSKTLREELEDRLKDGKLPTTAICTSTLELGVDIGSVKSVAQIGAPRSLSSLKQRLGRTGRRRGVPSVLRIYVREPNIDRKSGLIDRLRPNTIRSVAVIQLLLDKFVEPAGQIPEVASTLIHQILSVIAERGGIRARPLYDLLCGPGPFASISVSEFADLLRHLASDAIRFIEQSNDGLIMLAEKGEHTVQSRSFFAVFESAEEWRLTIEGKTLGTLPISFPVHKDGLVVFAGRRWIVNDIDERTNTLFVAPHPGGVVPRFERADGERLHDRLAAEMRNVYLSNDEPPYLDDKAKELLAEGRETFREFELDKRRVIEEERDLHLFLWRGSQATAVFGAAAATAGLPAQVHDLGLTLAKTTEAEALPKLRELSSVGRSRPIQVCDFVENIAAGKFREQVPLALARTLWTRQNAAELSIISEIAREL, encoded by the coding sequence ATGGCGATGAACTCACCAGCCTCCGACTCAACCCTTGAAGGTGCTTACCACCGAGTCCACCCGACAATCCGTCGATGGATCCACGATCAGGGATGGGATGAGCTTCGCGAAATCCAGGCGCGCACGATTCTCGCTGTTCTGGATAGCGATCGCGATGTTCTGATTGCCGCCGCGACCGCCGCCGGAAAAACGGAGGCTGCATTTCTACCAATCCTAACCCAGGTCGCTGATAGAAGAGCGCTGGGATTTTCTGTCCTGTATATTAGTCCGTTGAAGGCCTTGATCAACGATCAGTTCAAGCGTCTCGACGAACTCTGCGCGAGTATGGAGATCCCTGTCCTTAAGTGGCACGGTGACGCTCCGCAAGGAGACAAGAAGAGGGCACTATCTAAGCCACAGGGAGTTGCGCTCATCACTCCGGAATCGATCGAGGCGATGCTCACCAGGCGGCCGGGTGATGCAAAACGTCTGCTCTCGTCGGCTGATTTCATCGTCATCGATGAGGTTCACTCGTTTCTTCAGGGGCCCAGAGGGCTTCATCTAGCAAGCCTGCTGCGGCGTATCGATGCGATGTCAACCCAGCCCGCGCGACGTGTCGGGCTGTCCGCGACCATTGGTGATCTTTTCCAGGCGGCGACATGGCTCCGTCCGGCTGCGCCGGAAACAGTCCAGATATTGGAAGCAAAGACCGATTCTCCGGAACTCAAGCTTCAAATACGTGGCTATGTGGAGCCGCCAGAGCTTGATGATCCCGATCATGCAGAGGGTGGGGCCGACGCCGAGCAGGTGTCATCCAGGATTGCGCTGGACGACATCGCTGACCATCTGTTCAAGACTCTGCGCGGTGCCAACAACCTCGTTTTCGGTGGCTCACGTCGCACAGTCGAGTCGGCCGCTGACCGGCTCAGGCGGCGGTCTGACAAGGCAGATGTGCCAAACGAGTTCTTCCCGCATCACGGCAGCCTTTCCAAGACGCTGCGGGAAGAGCTGGAGGACCGCCTCAAGGATGGAAAGCTGCCGACGACAGCGATTTGTACCTCAACTCTGGAGCTGGGCGTTGACATCGGTTCAGTGAAGTCCGTAGCCCAGATCGGTGCTCCTCGCTCGTTGTCTTCTCTAAAGCAGCGGCTCGGCAGAACCGGACGAAGGAGGGGTGTGCCATCCGTTCTTCGTATCTACGTGCGCGAGCCGAACATCGACCGAAAATCCGGTCTGATCGACCGGTTAAGACCGAACACGATCCGATCGGTGGCGGTCATCCAGTTGCTGTTGGACAAGTTTGTCGAGCCGGCCGGCCAGATTCCAGAGGTGGCCTCGACCCTGATTCACCAGATCCTGTCTGTGATAGCCGAACGGGGCGGGATAAGAGCACGGCCCTTGTATGACTTGCTGTGCGGCCCTGGCCCTTTCGCCTCGATATCCGTGAGCGAATTCGCTGACCTCCTTCGCCATCTGGCGTCGGACGCGATCCGCTTTATCGAGCAGTCGAATGATGGGCTCATCATGCTTGCCGAGAAGGGAGAGCACACGGTTCAATCGCGAAGCTTCTTCGCCGTCTTCGAGTCCGCGGAAGAGTGGCGGTTGACAATCGAGGGCAAGACGCTCGGGACTTTGCCGATATCGTTCCCGGTCCATAAGGATGGCCTCGTCGTATTTGCAGGCCGCAGGTGGATTGTTAACGACATAGACGAAAGGACGAATACGCTCTTCGTGGCCCCCCACCCGGGTGGGGTCGTGCCCCGATTCGAACGCGCCGACGGCGAGCGTCTGCATGACCGTCTGGCCGCCGAAATGCGGAACGTCTATCTGTCCAACGATGAGCCGCCGTATCTTGACGACAAGGCGAAAGAGCTTTTGGCCGAAGGGCGGGAAACGTTCCGCGAGTTCGAACTCGACAAGCGAAGGGTTATCGAAGAGGAGCGGGATCTACATCTTTTTCTCTGGCGCGGTTCGCAGGCGACGGCGGTGTTTGGGGCTGCCGCAGCCACGGCTGGGCTTCCAGCTCAAGTCCATGACCTTGGGCTGACTCTTGCCAAGACGACGGAGGCCGAGGCCTTGCCGAAATTGAGGGAGCTCAGCTCGGTTGGTCGCTCCAGGCCGATCCAGGTTTGCGACTTCGTTGAAAACATCGCAGCCGGCAAATTTCGGGAGCAGGTGCCGCTTGCCTTGGCTCGAACCCTATGGACTAGACAAAACGCTGCGGAACTGAGCATAATATCGGAGATTGCAAGAGAGCTCTGA
- a CDS encoding TM0106 family RecB-like putative nuclease, with product MRKIGAKLSLSAGDLVGHLNCRYLTNLDLKVANGELAKPKIWDPVLETLAARGSEHEQGFIDHLKSGGLPVTLIDGIGVDNAALTSTLQAMKRGDAVIAQGALQVGNWSGRADILRRVDRPSQFGAWSYEVTDTKLARETKGNTILQICLYSDLLANMQGAAVVSACVVTPGTNFEPEVYRVADYAAYYRHVKGSLERAVATPAATSAYPEPIEHCDVCRWRQHCDEKRRADDHMSLVAGISKSQIGEFEKHGVDTMAALAALPMPLPWRPDRGAARSYEKVREQARIQVEGRIANATLHEVLPLEPNFGLYRLPEPSAGDIFFDFEGDPFVGDGGLEFLFGYLYADESGSWQYTSDWVSTRHEERIAFERFIDFVTERQKIHPNLHVYHFAPYEPAALKRLMGRYATRENEVDNLLRGEVFVDLYSVVRHAIRASVESYSIKKLEPLYGFSRCVPLELVGAVLARTQARLEMADPEGVPEEDKVAVKGYNRDDCASTEALRRWLEALRADQIAKGATIDRPGAVTVEVSPELDAWQQKVTALAAQLLEGVPDDANERTEEQKARWLLASMLDWHGREKKAVWWEYFRLRDLSAEDLLHERSGLADMAFVEQAGGTAKAPIHRYRFAPQDTDIRPGDDLRSLGGDKFGSVTAVSLEERTIDIKKRRDTADLHPPAIFAHNFVDTQVLAEAVVRLGEYVASHGIEGNGDYRAGRDLIQAMAPRLRGLPLQQDGESTLATAIRAGLTLDQSIFPLQGPPGAGKTFTGARMICALAKEGKRIGITANSHKVIRNLLDEVIKAAGAEKQVIQCAQKVSDDEDDLRSLTFLKDNDEFLDALSGAGRVGGATAWFWARPDASQCVDVLFIDEAAQMSLANVLAVSQSAKSIVLLGDPRQLEQPIQGSHPDGAEASALDHILGSHATIPADRGLFLPETWRLHPEICAFNSELFYEGRLFSRPGLERQQIRSPGRLAGAGLRYLPIEHSGNQNSSREEADAVRELLTNILDSGTTWVDRDGVEAPIKLDDILIIAPYNAQVFELQERIPGGRVGTVDKFQGQEAPIVIYSVTTSSHLDAPRGMEFLYSANRLNVAVSRAKCICVVIASPRVFEAECRRPRQMQLANAFCRYLEMATSL from the coding sequence ATGCGGAAGATTGGAGCCAAGCTCAGCCTTAGTGCGGGTGATCTCGTCGGCCACTTGAACTGTCGCTACCTGACAAACCTCGATCTTAAAGTCGCTAACGGCGAATTGGCCAAGCCGAAAATCTGGGATCCTGTCCTTGAGACACTAGCCGCGCGGGGATCTGAGCATGAGCAGGGCTTTATAGACCATCTGAAATCGGGCGGTTTGCCAGTCACCTTGATCGACGGAATCGGCGTCGACAATGCGGCGCTGACGTCCACGCTTCAGGCCATGAAGCGAGGTGATGCTGTCATCGCTCAGGGCGCTCTCCAAGTTGGCAACTGGAGCGGCCGGGCCGACATCTTGCGTCGCGTGGACAGGCCAAGCCAATTCGGTGCGTGGTCCTACGAAGTTACGGATACGAAGCTCGCCAGGGAAACCAAAGGCAATACAATCCTTCAGATCTGCCTTTATTCCGATCTGCTAGCGAACATGCAGGGAGCAGCTGTCGTTTCCGCTTGTGTCGTGACGCCGGGAACAAATTTTGAGCCGGAAGTATATCGAGTGGCCGACTACGCTGCCTATTATCGACACGTTAAGGGTAGTTTGGAGCGTGCCGTGGCTACGCCGGCAGCCACAAGCGCTTATCCTGAACCGATCGAGCACTGCGACGTCTGCAGATGGCGCCAGCACTGTGACGAAAAGAGGCGCGCGGACGATCATATGTCGCTCGTCGCCGGCATCAGCAAGTCTCAGATTGGAGAATTTGAGAAGCACGGCGTTGATACCATGGCTGCGCTAGCCGCCTTGCCAATGCCTCTGCCGTGGAGGCCAGATCGCGGTGCCGCTCGTAGTTATGAGAAGGTCCGTGAACAGGCGCGAATCCAGGTCGAGGGGCGGATCGCAAATGCAACGTTGCACGAGGTCTTGCCGCTTGAGCCGAACTTTGGGCTCTATCGTCTGCCGGAGCCGTCAGCAGGCGACATCTTTTTCGACTTCGAGGGCGATCCGTTTGTCGGTGATGGTGGGCTCGAGTTCCTGTTTGGATATCTCTATGCAGATGAGAGCGGGAGCTGGCAGTATACCAGTGATTGGGTGTCCACTCGCCACGAGGAGAGGATAGCTTTCGAGCGTTTCATCGATTTTGTTACCGAGCGGCAGAAGATCCACCCCAATCTTCATGTTTATCATTTCGCGCCGTACGAGCCGGCTGCGCTCAAGCGGCTCATGGGGCGATATGCGACGCGCGAGAATGAGGTGGACAACCTTCTGCGCGGGGAAGTGTTCGTTGATCTCTATTCGGTCGTACGCCACGCAATTCGCGCCAGCGTCGAAAGCTATTCCATCAAGAAGCTCGAACCACTTTACGGATTCAGTCGATGCGTCCCTCTGGAGCTGGTTGGGGCTGTCCTAGCCAGAACCCAGGCGCGGCTGGAGATGGCCGATCCGGAAGGGGTTCCAGAAGAAGATAAGGTCGCTGTCAAAGGCTATAATCGTGACGACTGCGCGTCCACGGAAGCGTTGCGACGCTGGCTTGAGGCGCTTCGGGCCGACCAAATCGCAAAGGGGGCGACAATCGATCGTCCGGGCGCGGTGACGGTTGAAGTCAGTCCCGAGCTGGACGCATGGCAACAGAAAGTGACTGCACTCGCAGCTCAGCTCCTCGAAGGCGTGCCGGATGACGCAAACGAGCGCACGGAGGAGCAGAAGGCGCGATGGTTGCTCGCGTCCATGCTGGATTGGCATGGTCGCGAGAAGAAAGCCGTGTGGTGGGAGTATTTCAGGCTGAGGGATCTTTCTGCGGAGGATCTCCTGCACGAGCGCAGCGGCCTTGCCGACATGGCATTCGTTGAGCAGGCAGGCGGAACGGCCAAGGCACCCATCCATCGTTACCGGTTTGCCCCGCAAGATACCGACATCCGGCCGGGTGACGATCTACGCAGCCTTGGAGGCGACAAGTTCGGAAGTGTCACGGCGGTATCGCTCGAAGAGCGAACGATTGATATCAAGAAGCGTAGGGATACCGCGGACCTCCATCCTCCGGCAATCTTCGCCCACAACTTTGTCGACACTCAAGTGCTTGCCGAGGCCGTCGTGCGGCTCGGCGAATATGTGGCAAGTCACGGCATCGAGGGGAACGGCGACTACCGTGCAGGCCGAGATCTGATCCAGGCTATGGCGCCACGCCTCCGGGGGCTGCCGTTGCAACAAGACGGTGAATCCACGCTCGCCACCGCAATACGGGCGGGGCTTACTCTCGATCAGAGCATTTTTCCGCTGCAAGGGCCTCCAGGAGCAGGAAAAACCTTTACGGGCGCCCGTATGATCTGCGCCCTGGCAAAGGAGGGAAAGCGGATTGGTATCACGGCAAACAGCCACAAGGTCATCCGCAACCTGCTTGATGAGGTGATCAAGGCGGCCGGGGCAGAGAAACAGGTCATACAGTGCGCGCAAAAGGTATCCGACGATGAGGATGACTTACGCAGCCTAACTTTCCTCAAGGACAATGACGAATTCCTCGATGCGCTCAGCGGCGCCGGCCGAGTCGGCGGCGCGACGGCCTGGTTCTGGGCAAGGCCAGACGCTTCGCAGTGCGTTGACGTCCTCTTCATCGATGAAGCCGCCCAAATGTCTCTGGCAAACGTCCTTGCAGTATCTCAATCAGCGAAGAGCATCGTGCTGCTCGGTGATCCGCGGCAGCTTGAGCAACCAATTCAAGGAAGCCATCCGGACGGGGCTGAGGCGTCAGCGCTGGATCACATCCTTGGCTCGCATGCCACTATTCCAGCCGATCGGGGTTTGTTCCTGCCGGAGACTTGGCGGCTACATCCGGAAATCTGCGCGTTCAATTCAGAGCTCTTTTACGAGGGCAGGTTGTTCTCTCGACCGGGTCTTGAGAGGCAACAGATCAGGTCACCAGGGCGCCTGGCAGGGGCGGGGCTTCGCTATCTTCCGATCGAGCACTCCGGCAACCAGAACTCGTCGCGAGAAGAAGCCGACGCTGTGCGTGAACTCCTGACCAATATACTGGATAGTGGCACGACTTGGGTCGATCGAGACGGCGTCGAAGCCCCCATCAAGCTGGACGATATCCTGATCATCGCGCCTTACAATGCCCAGGTATTTGAGCTGCAGGAGCGAATACCCGGTGGGCGTGTTGGCACGGTCGACAAGTTTCAAGGGCAGGAGGCTCCGATCGTCATCTATTCCGTGACCACATCGAGCCACCTCGATGCTCCGCGCGGTATGGAGTTCCTTTACAGTGCCAATCGCCTGAACGTCGCTGTCTCACGGGCGAAGTGCATTTGCGTCGTTATTGCTTCGCCGCGCGTCTTTGAAGCTGAGTGCCGAAGGCCAAGGCAAATGCAGCTTGCCAATGCTTTCTGCAGATATCTTGAGATGGCAACCTCGTTATGA
- a CDS encoding ATP-binding protein — MTKKSIKPRERDTIIQALSAGVVPRLGLPHIQVGRAGEIGALVRDIDRIADGGAAVRFVIGDYGAGKTFFAGVVRLIALEKRCVTMHADLSPNRRIHASSGQSRALYAEAVNNMATRNKPEGGALQSITERLVMDAVKEAEEKGAAVENVIDRKFEAVTQFAGGYDFATVLKAYWRGSEQSNDALKEAAIRWLRAEYSTKTDARRDLGVRSIIDDENVYESLKCLGCLVRLAGYAGLLVMFDEMAHIYKLQNAQSRKQNYEQLLDIVNDSLQGTTSGIGFVMCGTPDFLLDTRRGMFSYEALQSRLAENSFASGGLVDFSGPVIRLQRLTPEDLLILLSNIRMVFASGDPSKFLVPDEALTAFMEYCNRKIGESYFRTPRSTVKAFVQMLAVLEQNPGARWQELLDLIPIAPDAPDDVEAAEESGDGDELTSLRLNP; from the coding sequence ATGACCAAGAAGTCGATTAAGCCCAGAGAACGGGACACGATAATTCAGGCTCTCTCCGCAGGCGTCGTCCCTCGCCTAGGCTTGCCACATATCCAGGTCGGTCGCGCAGGAGAAATCGGTGCGCTGGTGCGCGATATCGACAGGATCGCAGATGGCGGGGCCGCCGTCAGATTCGTAATCGGTGACTATGGTGCCGGAAAGACGTTCTTCGCGGGGGTTGTGCGTCTCATAGCCCTTGAGAAGCGTTGCGTGACAATGCATGCCGATCTGTCTCCCAACCGGCGTATTCATGCCAGTAGTGGTCAGTCACGCGCGCTCTATGCGGAGGCCGTCAACAACATGGCGACCCGCAACAAGCCGGAAGGAGGTGCGCTCCAAAGCATTACCGAACGTCTCGTCATGGATGCGGTGAAGGAGGCTGAGGAAAAGGGGGCGGCCGTCGAAAATGTCATCGATCGGAAGTTCGAGGCCGTCACTCAATTCGCGGGAGGTTACGACTTCGCCACAGTGTTGAAAGCCTATTGGCGCGGAAGCGAGCAGTCCAATGATGCTCTGAAGGAAGCTGCCATCCGTTGGCTCCGCGCCGAGTATTCGACCAAGACAGATGCAAGACGGGACCTTGGCGTCAGAAGCATCATCGACGACGAGAACGTCTATGAATCTCTCAAGTGTCTAGGCTGCCTCGTGCGACTTGCAGGCTATGCTGGCTTGTTGGTCATGTTTGATGAAATGGCCCATATCTACAAGCTCCAGAACGCTCAATCCCGAAAGCAGAACTATGAGCAGCTTCTTGACATCGTGAACGATTCACTTCAGGGCACGACTTCAGGAATTGGTTTCGTCATGTGCGGTACGCCGGACTTCCTGCTTGACACGCGCCGAGGCATGTTCAGCTACGAGGCGTTGCAATCCAGGCTAGCAGAAAATAGTTTTGCCAGTGGCGGACTTGTTGATTTCTCGGGGCCGGTAATCCGTCTGCAAAGGCTGACTCCGGAAGACCTCCTCATCTTGCTCAGCAACATCCGGATGGTCTTCGCAAGTGGAGATCCCTCGAAGTTCTTGGTGCCCGACGAGGCGTTGACCGCGTTCATGGAGTATTGCAACCGAAAGATCGGAGAGTCGTACTTCCGAACGCCGCGCTCGACAGTGAAAGCATTCGTGCAAATGCTCGCCGTCCTCGAACAGAACCCTGGTGCCAGGTGGCAGGAGCTTCTCGATCTCATCCCAATTGCTCCGGACGCCCCGGACGATGTGGAAGCAGCCGAAGAGAGTGGAGATGGCGATGAACTCACCAGCCTCCGACTCAACCCTTGA
- a CDS encoding TerB N-terminal domain-containing protein, which produces MVGMGRRRGKSTQGGEALMLVLGVMIAAVVAIYHFVVENALVLGTIAIVCGGIYLIIRAIFRVGPRTGPAEVPARGPEFEINIPPLPAKTNPSRQNSTLARWVRADERVKLGNIEIAGGLFYLGDGVAVPGGVTAQYAINPNLSAQAQHADVDGSSMPYWPSYADMSPAARRAFLDWMLGGRCDPAYGIGLVFIFFYGLEHRMFVEHGDDAASLVDEVKRLLAIYGANGSFHHYANNFLDLANAQLSARIDLPPLSPERVAGSEMDLPTRLYLGAKLARSPILSSADDALRWVLAMPDTHLRTPAVRCFDEFAALWTKRFAERYPNGVPVKTHQRMSLQYRAASGAFNVAIHGRHEQYPDVLGLTKQLDTLRKLVEECTSELDPFSRFVGRKPNLRNSIVARGLLPADIWQQSGSQAIADFRRQVETVLGTQGRGSATAQHIFEMAGFEVQANGKIPATSAEELGRALDAIDVAIEPDPRYGSSLPRADEQVFVFRAANGGPVDPTRATFRAARTQVEVAVLAAGSDGDACYEELQRTINRIRATPDLSGVEQARLIAFAVTTFNSPPKQARVFRKLAEVGEPERQAIADAAVAVVGGDGSIDVGEVKFLERLHRTLGLPREAVYQNLHQATAERTDEPVSISEEARGAGIRIPKEPASSPPLELASGEGFSIDTAKLARTRRETEAVAALLSDIFSEETEQPPTSGRDDKIALQGLDGPHSELVQLLEQRGSMTRSEFDRHARDMRLLPDGAIERINDWSFECFDDALIEDGDEVALAPHLRGRISEMKDKAA; this is translated from the coding sequence ATGGTTGGCATGGGGCGGCGGCGGGGAAAATCTACACAAGGCGGCGAAGCCCTGATGCTTGTTCTGGGGGTGATGATCGCTGCTGTGGTCGCCATCTACCATTTCGTCGTTGAGAACGCGCTGGTCCTCGGAACGATCGCAATCGTCTGCGGCGGCATCTATCTTATTATTCGCGCGATCTTCAGGGTGGGACCACGGACAGGGCCAGCCGAGGTGCCCGCACGCGGGCCTGAATTCGAGATCAATATTCCTCCATTGCCGGCCAAAACAAATCCTTCTCGCCAGAACAGCACATTGGCCCGATGGGTCCGCGCAGACGAACGGGTGAAGCTCGGAAACATCGAGATTGCGGGAGGCCTCTTTTACCTCGGAGACGGCGTCGCTGTGCCCGGTGGCGTGACCGCGCAATACGCGATCAATCCCAATTTATCTGCTCAAGCTCAACATGCGGATGTCGACGGGAGCTCGATGCCATATTGGCCTTCCTATGCGGATATGTCTCCCGCGGCCCGTCGGGCGTTCCTCGATTGGATGCTTGGAGGCAGGTGCGACCCGGCTTATGGAATTGGTCTCGTTTTCATCTTTTTCTATGGCCTCGAGCATCGCATGTTCGTTGAACACGGTGATGACGCTGCATCGTTGGTCGACGAGGTAAAAAGGCTATTGGCAATCTACGGCGCGAATGGGTCGTTCCACCACTACGCCAATAATTTCCTCGATCTTGCCAATGCTCAACTTTCGGCCCGTATTGATCTGCCGCCTCTTTCGCCAGAGCGCGTCGCTGGCTCCGAAATGGATCTTCCAACGCGACTCTATCTAGGCGCTAAACTGGCTCGTTCGCCGATATTGTCGTCGGCAGACGATGCTCTGCGCTGGGTCTTGGCCATGCCGGATACTCATCTGAGAACACCGGCCGTGCGCTGCTTCGACGAATTCGCTGCGCTGTGGACCAAGCGCTTCGCTGAGCGATATCCGAACGGCGTCCCTGTAAAGACGCACCAAAGGATGTCCCTCCAATATCGCGCTGCGAGCGGTGCATTCAACGTTGCAATTCACGGCCGGCACGAACAATATCCTGATGTATTAGGTCTGACCAAACAGCTCGATACCTTGCGAAAGCTTGTTGAGGAGTGCACGAGCGAACTGGATCCCTTCAGCCGCTTCGTAGGGCGTAAGCCAAATCTGCGCAACTCCATCGTGGCAAGGGGACTATTGCCCGCCGATATCTGGCAGCAATCCGGTTCGCAGGCGATCGCGGACTTCCGCAGACAGGTTGAGACCGTATTGGGAACCCAGGGTCGTGGGAGCGCCACAGCTCAGCACATTTTCGAAATGGCAGGCTTTGAGGTTCAGGCCAATGGAAAGATCCCCGCCACTTCTGCCGAAGAACTGGGACGTGCGCTCGATGCGATCGATGTGGCTATCGAGCCGGACCCGAGATATGGCAGCAGCCTTCCTCGTGCTGACGAACAGGTATTTGTTTTCAGGGCTGCGAATGGTGGACCCGTCGATCCTACTCGGGCTACGTTTCGAGCCGCCAGAACCCAGGTCGAAGTGGCGGTTCTCGCAGCTGGCTCCGATGGAGACGCCTGCTATGAAGAGCTCCAGCGGACCATCAACAGAATCCGTGCCACGCCTGACCTGTCCGGTGTCGAGCAAGCTCGCCTGATTGCCTTCGCCGTCACAACCTTTAACAGTCCACCCAAACAGGCTCGCGTATTCCGTAAGCTCGCGGAAGTCGGGGAGCCTGAACGGCAGGCCATCGCGGACGCAGCTGTTGCCGTGGTCGGGGGCGACGGGAGTATCGACGTCGGCGAGGTTAAATTTTTGGAACGGTTGCACAGAACTCTCGGTCTTCCACGGGAGGCTGTCTATCAGAACCTTCATCAGGCAACGGCAGAACGGACAGATGAGCCAGTATCTATCAGCGAGGAAGCGCGGGGTGCAGGAATCCGCATCCCGAAGGAGCCGGCCAGCTCGCCGCCGCTTGAGCTTGCATCTGGCGAGGGCTTCAGTATTGACACCGCCAAGCTTGCTCGGACACGCCGGGAGACCGAGGCTGTAGCTGCACTGTTGTCAGATATTTTCAGCGAAGAAACGGAGCAGCCGCCGACGTCCGGGCGCGATGACAAGATCGCGCTGCAGGGGTTGGACGGACCGCACAGTGAGCTTGTACAACTGCTCGAACAACGTGGGTCAATGACCCGATCTGAGTTCGACCGCCACGCAAGGGACATGCGATTGCTCCCTGACGGAGCTATCGAGCGTATCAACGATTGGTCCTTTGAGTGTTTTGATGACGCATTGATTGAAGACGGCGACGAGGTGGCGCTAGCCCCCCATCTGCGCGGGCGCATCTCGGAAATGAAAGATAAGGCTGCATGA